The segment AACAGTTACCATCCTCACACAAACGTAAACCCGTTATACCGTGGGACGCCTCTATAAGTGGTATGGTCTATAACGACATGCCCTTCAAATATGTGCCCAAAAACattgttttgaaaatgaagcCATTTAAACTTTTGCGTATTGAGAGAAAAGCTCAAGCAAAGAATGCAAGAAAGCCCGCCATGATAAAACTTCAGTTTCACAATGGAAAAATCAATGACACGCCAGAGTTGGTGAATTTATACCAGAATAAATCCCGTTTGCATCAGTCACTTTACAACTCGAGAAGCGCTCAAGTCTCCAGATATTCAAGCACAAATATAAgtaaaagacaaaaaatgTTAAAGGCAAGAAGCGATTTTGAACAcaagctgaaaaattatgCATACAAACACACATTTATTAAAAATGACCAGGAGCTATTCCGCAACGAATTGACCAAGTTAAATAAGATACTTGCTAgagaattcaaaaagttgACGAAGTTATCCATACATAACGAATTCAAAAGAGAACATTTACCCCTGGCCGTTTATGTAAGCAAATCAAAAGGCACAAAGAAACTATTTCGAAGATcgttgaagatgaagataatgGACCACATATACCCAGTTTATACCACTATATTGTCCACTTTAACAAATCCGAAGGACTccaagaaatttgaaaacaaaatcaaagggtatattgaaaaaatcatagCCCGGTTATCAGATGAAGTGCCatccacattttttttccaagatGGAGTAGATTGTATTATTCAACCAAGCCCGATTCATAATTTTAAGAGAATGCATTGGTTAAGGTACACTAAGAGGCACAATACCTTCTGGGGCAGGACTATAAATAAGGACGTTCAAGTCAGCTTTAATGACAAGTATGTCGTTACTAGGAGCGGTGTGAGGTATACAAGGTACCCTACCAATTTGAATACACAGCTATTGGAAACTGCATTTGAAGAATGGGACTACTATGAATAATTTTGCATTAAGTACCTATCTACTCCTCTTTCCTCATGTGGTATATTCGCAATTCATGTAAATATTATGCATATGCATCTTGAGCATACATggaatatataaatacgTAGTTTGATGTAAAACCGTTACTATTGTGTCCTTTAAATATGGCTCATATGGTCGCTGGAAAAATCGGCAGAGTTGTCGTTATTGTTCTCGCAgccatcttcatcttgactttcttcttcatcttctgcaTCCTCATTCCCATCTTCATCTGAATTAAAAACGACATCCTTTGTCGAATAAACGTATATGCCTGGTTTGTCTAATCCCAGCCGTTTCCTGACCATCGCCTTTCTCTGTTTggctttttcatttttcgAGCTGCTGCTATTATTGTGGCCTACACTCTTCTGGACGATTTGGTCAGTAAagtataaaattttatcgCGAGCATAGCTCAATTTCTTAAGCGCTAAATCTTTATAACTCCCTTTATCGCTGAAATGCATTCGATCAATACTTCTGCCCTCCGATATCTGATCTTCCGGATCGTAGCGCGATATGGTTTGTAAATCGCATACTTCTGAATTGCTTGATGTTTCATGCCGGTCTATTGATGCGTCATGGGATTCCCTTCTGGTTAAAGCGTTTTGAACCCTTAAAGCGTACTTTGCAAATCTATAATCTTGTTGCTCTTCCTCGAAAATAGGTCTTCCCAAAATACTTTGtgcctcttcttttctttctaaaACATTCAATCTATCCAACCACTCCCATGTAATCACGGTCGAAGTAACATAGCATGTGGTGTTAAACACCTCACCCAGCTCTGATATCCATAAGTTTGACACATCAGCAAGGAAAAACCCTGGTAGTAGAAGCACCACAAGGATAGTCAACAAAGTAAGTAATCCCATCTGGTTGAATTTAAAccacaatttttttttctgccaGATATGATAAATGACGATTGATGCATATGACGTGGCGATAGCAATGCGGAAAAGGTAAACAAATGGTCTCAGAATTTGCCAGTCATTTCTGTGCTTTGTGGTATGGTTAGCAAACGGTGGAATTACCCATAAAATATTTGCAGTCATTGTTAGGATTACgccaataaaaaaaataattctcTTTTCCTGGGCTCTCTGAAATAGTCTAATGACGATGCCGACTTGACAAAATTGGAACATTAAGGTAGCCAAGAAATCTAAGACAACAAATGTCATATCATCGGAAAAGATATGCATAATGGAATGAGCCCGAACGACACCATATACGTTATGCTCT is part of the Saccharomyces paradoxus chromosome XIV, complete sequence genome and harbors:
- the MRX6 gene encoding Mrx6p (similar to YNL295W); its protein translation is MEYQALRRLVLYYPKVVRHSNLRHNMTTVTCRHMSGKGGGRDEKGDCNEEKDSSKELGRVPSKMKRAYDGETVVKEGDSRASSVLQQRKQPADITCNSRSRISGSNLHLLVPKVASTDCIPNKEVHTEGLFAGYRPLFLGNSSFPSDARKGKNFHELDDVLPNIQVVDASEKDGKLNVQEIIEDLQRTSLRESINSMEQLPSSHKRKPVIPWDASISGMVYNDMPFKYVPKNIVLKMKPFKLLRIERKAQAKNARKPAMIKLQFHNGKINDTPELVNLYQNKSRLHQSLYNSRSAQVSRYSSTNISKRQKMLKARSDFEHKLKNYAYKHTFIKNDQELFRNELTKLNKILAREFKKLTKLSIHNEFKREHLPLAVYVSKSKGTKKLFRRSLKMKIMDHIYPVYTTILSTLTNPKDSKKFENKIKGYIEKIIARLSDEVPSTFFFQDGVDCIIQPSPIHNFKRMHWLRYTKRHNTFWGRTINKDVQVSFNDKYVVTRSGVRYTRYPTNLNTQLLETAFEEWDYYE
- the RIM21 gene encoding Rim21p (pH sensor molecule, component of the RIM101 pathway~similar to YNL294C) → MNLWRHGPEESTAYNSCHPMDLGSGVLIQLPLYENSAVYADTITFRSFCCERVPVYVSTVLKNSSPYRYLDEVIRDWQKFIQVSDYVGGSAEYAIYAVILSITSNFVITVFLTVICCINISGRAYKRILQLLRIASLLASLNLTIFITKVLRRLEREHNVYGVVRAHSIMHIFSDDMTFVVLDFLATLMFQFCQVGIVIRLFQRAQEKRIIFFIGVILTMTANILWVIPPFANHTTKHRNDWQILRPFVYLFRIAIATSYASIVIYHIWQKKKLWFKFNQMGLLTLLTILVVLLLPGFFLADVSNLWISELGEVFNTTCYVTSTVITWEWLDRLNVLERKEEAQSILGRPIFEEEQQDYRFAKYALRVQNALTRRESHDASIDRHETSSNSEVCDLQTISRYDPEDQISEGRSIDRMHFSDKGSYKDLALKKLSYARDKILYFTDQIVQKSVGHNNSSSSKNEKAKQRKAMVRKRLGLDKPGIYVYSTKDVVFNSDEDGNEDAEDEEESQDEDGCENNNDNSADFSSDHMSHI